In the genome of Ctenopharyngodon idella isolate HZGC_01 chromosome 16, HZGC01, whole genome shotgun sequence, the window CCCATCACCTACTCATCTTTAAAGGCTTAGGAGATCATAATCTGATCTAGATCTTTTTTAATACACAGAGACTCCACAGATCTGGTAATTAGTGGGTGATGCATGGATTCAGCATCAGGGTTTAGTATTGACTACTGTACTTTTGCAATATAAACAAATCCCACAGGTTAAGACAGCTCTGTAAATTTAAAGACTCATAACAGTCAGTCCTATTGACTTTCTTGGCTATTATCTCAGCAACAATCCCTGCATTATGAGGCTTATTTATCAGTATATGGCCCCTGAAGTATTCATAGACAAAGCTGCAGACTTTCTtcttaaaaataagaacaatcaGCCTTCCTGGTGCCTCTGACTATCAATAATACAATAACTCAGAAGACtgcatttgttgttgttgttatcatCATTCCCATTCTTACTGAATATTAACTTTGAACAAGCACAAACATCATCACTAGTACATATAAATTTAAACATGGttagtaaattaaaataaaacaaaatgatgaaaaacGTCTCATAAATATTATTGTGTCTGCTTAATTAtttgctttatagtttcctcaTTTGAATTTATCATATTTCTTACAAAACAATAATGCAGATCCAATTCTCAATACTGTGCGTGTTCCTTAAATTTGAGAGGAAAATACTTACTATAATCTGATAATGATAACCCGAATTACATGAGGATGATCAATTAATGATCTTTACAGTACTGTATGCGCACATCCTGACTTTGCCATTAGCTACAATTAAAGTACAAAGCAAAAGTATGTGACATTGAACTTTCAACCTTGCTACTCTCATGGAGTCTGTCTCAGAATAAAGAACATGAGACAAACACGAAACTATAGACCTAGACTCTCAAATTAAGACAGATGACAGTTAAAAACTTCAAATGTAAGGCTGTCTGCCTGTGATGAAgttaatttttgtaaatgtattgtaatataatgacatttaaaaaaaaagaaaaaaaaaaaagtaacattttattttaaggtgtccgcATTACAGTGTAACtgtatgtttaaatatcaagcaataataattaactatgcactactatagggttaggtttaggttaGTTACATGTAATTATGGACAATTTATATATAggaactacatgtaacatgtaacaaggacacaaaTAAAGTGGGTAACACATCATTGTCAtcgttacatgttacatgtagttgctataataactataaattatgcataattacatgcagctaaccctaaaccaaaccaaaccctaaccctatagtaagtacatgtagttacttaatatcactcagtacttaaatatattattacagtgtaacaaagacacaaaataaagtgtaaccataaagTATAATGCTTATTATATAATCTGTGTGGtctgtttatttcattacatttacaaTGATTAGACTTTAATTTCTGTTAAACTATTGAAAAAACTCATGCGTCTTAAACATGGCTGCCACTGAAGCATTACCCCAGCCTGAGTCTCACAGCACGTCTCCTCCTAAGATGACTTAATTACATTCTGTGGAACCATGCATTTATCGAAAGCATAACCTTTACAACTGACTACATGGCAACCGCTGTGAACaacaattaataaatagagGTTACTGAGACGAGCAGGCCACACGGAGGGTGCTGAGCAATGGACATCTTATTTTGCTATAATTTTCCAGCAGGAATGGCAAGCTTATTTCAAGAATTAAAACTAGAGTTTGattgaaatattatatataataaataaaactggaTTTTAAGCTTACTGGTTAACAAATCTAGCACTGAATTAACTAGATTATGGATTgatcaattaattttatttctaatCAAATATtgaattttgaaatgtaaaataataataataataataataataataataattgaatcaATTCTATTTGATTCTCTTATTTCCTTTCTAGGATTGTAATATTTGGTCTTTTCTGTATGGAGTATTAACAATAGCTGTATTCTGAGtctcaaataaaatattttaattcaataGCTAGATCCCATTCACTGATATTGCCTGTAACAGACTGTATTAGTCGGGTACAGAAACACAGCTGGGCAAGATGCTTTCATGGCATTTTCAGGTTTGTTTagtcataaataaaaaatcagatCAACAAAGTGAAAGCAAACCTTTGATGTAGAGAGCTGGCAGAAAGGATGAGGTCTACCAGCCATCAAATAATAGGTTTATGGTGACTGTGTTATTTACATTataacagaaaatattatttaaattataccATAGCGATGTCATGTAATGACTGTCTGAATGTTGCTCTttagaataaataatattttactattCTAGTAATGAGacaaaatattgtgtaaaatcaagatattaaaaataaaacaattaatagTAGGCCTatagtcacttttttttttttttaattaatgaacaTTTAGTTAGTAGCAAAATACTGGAAAGTAAAAAATACTGGCCATAGAGACTTTAATTCAGCTAATTCAGTTAGATGAAGCTCAGTTTCATAGTTTGACAAGCAACTTCTTTGGATTTGCTGCCCTCTTGTGACATCCTACTGGAATTTTTAGAGGaaatcaaaaagaaaatagtgaaaaaaaaatgtaatacaggTCATTTGTGTTGCATTTACTAATAAAATGTTCTGCTGTCTCagttgccttcatatttcaaaTATAGAAGCACAGATGACCATACGATGAGCGTGATGTTAAATGCACCTGATACATAAAGTCTAGCTTCTGGCGTTGGGTTCTCTTCCACCAATAGCAAAATTATTAATTCTAATATGCCAGTATctctttaatattaattaggtcATGACACTGATACTTAAAGATGACAAATGACTTGCTTGTGAATATTAATTTTGCCACGTTTTATCGTTGCTCTGTAACTCAGcaataatataggcctatattagtGTTGTGAGGAACAGTTCAATCAGGCATTTGTAAGCACATATTGCTGTTTATTGCAGGCTATGCCTTTGTGCCAATTCATTTTGTTGTTGATTCAGCTCACAGAAATAGTCTAGTGTAACTTAAGCCTATATTAATATGCTGCCGATAACAATGCTCGATTCGCGAATAATAAATCACTATTTTAAGTCGGTTAAAATTAATTGCTCAAACTGGTTAAAATAATCGTTTGCGTTTGGAATAGCCTAGTTTGTTATTCGGTAGCCTACAAATAGCCCATGCCTATCCATTAGAACACAAAGAGCAAAACGAACGCTGGtttaaagtgaatatttacCAATAAAtagtctaaataaataaataaattaaaaaaattaaaccaaaccgaaacgatcggtcattttctaaaaaaaaaaaaaaaaaaaaaaaaaaaaaaaaaaaatcaaaaatgtatatgctttataggcacaaatgatcgcatcacaagtgcttccaccagaactcgattctgtattcttcaaaaagcttacgctgaatgtcctacgccttccttattcaatttacggaacgaacgcggcgccagttccgttttttccgtaagttgaatagggaaggcgtaggacatttagcataagctttttgaagaatacggaattgCGTTCTgatggaagcacttgtgatgcgatcatttgtacctataaagcatatacattttgatttttttttttttttttttttttttttttttttagaaaatgaccgatcgtttcgctagataagacccttattcctcgtctggtatcgtttaaagccctttgaagctgcactgaaactgtaattttgaccttcaaccgtttggagaccattgaagtcctaTAAGGAGAAAattcctggaatgttttcattaaaccttaatttcttttcgactgaagaaagaaggacatggacatcttggatgacatgtgggtgagtaaattatcaggaaatttttatttgaaagtgaactattcctttaagaagcACTAGAATAACCTTCAACTAAATCAACTAACCTCCAACTCAGTCCCCTGTTTTCGCTTCATTACGAGAGACTGTCTTGTTTTACATGAGTTATAGTCTTATCCCAGAGACCTGAGGTTAGTAAAGAGTTATTGGCTCGAGAACCGGTCGAAACGATTCTGTCCGTTTAATGAACTAATCATTGAGATTGATTTTTAAACCGGTTCAACAGATTAAAAGATCCGACTCAGAAGAACGATTCTTTCACGAATGGACTAAACCTTCACCATAGTAGGATATGTTTCCTTTCTTTAAGGAGTAGGGATTATTTCGTTGCTCATTcgggaagtttttttttttttttttgtaattccgTTAGAATGGAGGTCGACTCCGAGTCCGGCATCGACAGCAGCGGTACTGACAGAACCAGTAAAAGCTCGAATATAGAGAGTTTAGGCTTGTCACACTCCAAGTTGGCTTATGATGGGAACTTTATTCGTTCTGCGTGTGGCATGTTTATGGCTGGAGAAATCGTAAGTATGCCGTGAATGTGCTACCTCAATAGTTCAATATTAAATCTAAAGTTATTTAGATAGACCTATCCTAATACTTTTAAGTCACGTGATGAAACAAACATATTATAGTACTATGAATAAGAATGAAAGAAATCTAGAGTGGTAACTATGTAGAAGAATTGTCACAAATTTTGTTTCCACTTTCCATTACCCAGCAGACCATCGCTACATCTTTTGGTATTGTAAAAGTAAACTGGtccttttatttcagttaaacagCAGGCTATTCATCACTTGTGAAGAGAAAGTAGCctacactttaaaatacttttaaaaagagcgcttatttcagaaataatataggatactttaaaataatacatttaaatgcaaaCTGTAGGCTAATTAAATGAGAATGTACTATATCTTAAATTTATAGTGcagtttatattaaatgcatgcaattagctgaacttaaGAGTGCTTAAGACTTTATATGTTATAGctatctttatatgtaattgcATTATTTCTATTGTCTTTATGTTAAAGTGTTCTGCCGAATGTACTGacataatatactttttttttcaaaaatttctattgaaacttgaaTGTCatgtatttgtaattacacattacaaatatatttgtaattacacatttgtatgaagttgcaatttagtacatctaaaatatattaactttaaaggTCCCACTtcatattaggtggccttagctattatgtacttacatcaataaataagtacaatgtacttattgtgttcatgttgtattgcaaaacacttttgctgcaaTTGAGGTGGATACGTGTAAGGTTATGGACatgtttggtggtatgggtaggtttaagggtgggttaaggtgtaagggatgggtcaacagtgtagtTATAGATgtcattacagaaattaattacatctgtaattacatgcaggtattttttaaaatataagtacaaggttaaaacatgtatgtacacaataagtgcattttataaaatgattaatttaaatataagtacatagtagATAAGGCCACTttatataaagtgggaccactttaaatgtaatattgaatagCACACTAGAgttaaattataatcaagtactttatatgtgctttagtatgttagtcaacacatcaaaataagtgtacttcttcaAAGCATTAGAAAAGATGACTAAatcataatgatttaaaatgtatactttaaGGTAAAACATTTagtttgacattattacaaagtatactttaagtatacttaagtgtgttaagaaacatcaGTCGACTTTTATGtaattgaaattatattttctgcaagtacagtttttaaatgtacttttaagatttgaagtatacCAAGAAGTGTACATACAATTAAGGtaacatatttttttcacaagggattGCTTGCAACCATACAGTATGTAGTGAATAGGAAAAACAAACTTAAGACTTTTTGTTGGTTTTAAAGATGCTTACTCACTACGGAAAGAGAGGAAGAGGACCAACCAAAACAGTTTGGAAACAAACTCTTCCCTTCGGCTTGTATTGTTCTTCTTCCTTCCACCATGCTCTGAGTCAAATTCAAGCATTCCCTTTCCTGCTGTTATCTACAGCCAGCTCTGTCTTCTAAACCCAAAATAATTTTTCCTGTAAAATCAAGCACACAGTGAGAAATTCTTTGGCTGTATATAACAGGAAGGGAGGGTGGGAAGTCTCTATAACATGGTGTTAAAAAGGAGTGGTAGAAAGGCCCTGTTCTGCTGCTTAGAGAACATAattgtcattgtttttatttattgtcaaaatgtgtttttatagcTCTTTTTCAGATTGGTGATTATCTGTATTTAAACTTAAGCATTTGGCAGGCTTTTATCCATGCATTAAagttatacattttatcagttcatgcatttccTCAGATTCAAACCCACTATGTTGGCTAAGAAATGGTATCATGTTTGATACCGTTATCTGCTTTATTATAGCTGGTTTTAGATCACTTTTATTGTGTTTCACTTTATCAAAAGAACAGGCTGTTTCAGTCCTATGAGTGTCTATGCTCCATCTTCAATCTCAGGTGTTTGGGCTTCTGGTGTGGACTTTGATTGGTGGGACGGAGTACCTCCATGTTCCTGCACTGGGGTGGGTAATGTTTGTGTCAGTCTTTTGCTGGGTGCTTACTGTCATTCTCTTCCTCTTATACCTGACCATGGCCCACACCAGGATTCCCCAGATCCCATGGAAAATTCTGGTGAGTAAAttagaataaataatatttgaacTTATCTAAATTAAACGAcacaatttaatatataaaaaagtctctctctctctctttttcttttcttaattcACAGGGAATATGTTTTAATGGCAGCGCCTCTGTATTGTACCTGACAGCAGCTGTGATTAGTGCTGTATCTTTGAATGTGGCCATTAGGGGGCGCTACTACTTCATCAGCTGGGTTGCATCAACGGTATGACAAGCAACTTCTCTGATTCATTTAGCAAAACCCTTGTTTCAGTGTCTCCCATGCAGCAATGTCTTTCCATCCAGAACTGATTATTTTCCTggaattaaataatttgttgACATTAAAACAGACATTACTGTACtgagttttgtgtttttgtgtcataattaaCTGAATTACTTGTACTAGTATATTATTTGATCATTTGAATCATAAAttcctttgttctttttccTTTTCAGATATTTGCCTCACTGGCTGTGGTGTGTTATGCAGGAAATACAGTTGTGAATTACAAATCCTGGAGAACAAAATGTGAAGATACATAAGcagaaacagatttttttttttttttttttttaattattcctGAGGTATTATTTATGCGAATTTAAAGAACCACATAACAAGACAATTTTGCtgtggttatatatatatagcattgttCTTATAAGTAAAACTTTAAATGTTATGAGGTCTGGCTATTATGACACTAAATTACTCCAATGAGttagttctttttagtgaattagTCACAGCTAATCAGTGTAATAGTTACTGATTGGTTATTCATATGACAGTGTGTAGTTAAagatgtctttttttctgtttgtttagcATTGCTGTTTAATATTAAGGCCAATTATTGGATTGCATTTATGTTGCTTCTAAAAAGACTGAAgtaaagtccctttaagacaagtcatttcatttcactcggcagcagctcctatctctctgaatggggaaacatcaaattctgcaaagctgtttgccaagcttttgattaaatttcgCCTGACTGTTTCTGTTCGGTTGTTGagtctgacgtcacgcggcagcgcttccgggtccaagCGGTCTATCTcctaccacaagaaaacaacaaacggtgctaatatacacacacaatgtggtgtaatactaccaaaaaaattgtaatcatcataacctttatctccataccaaagtcccagatggccagacagtgattcatcttttataaattgttaaaatattaatgtttgtgacgctgtgagcacggagactgttgtgtagactgtaagtattttaaatgtttaactttttaaaatgttaaatgtttaatatgaataaatagcgtcCATAAACGGCCATCAAGATGGCATTttcaagtgaaacgagtcgaggcttggacccagaaacggcgttgcttacgtcacgacttaacaagttGATAGGAATCGGAGCTTCTaatggccgctgcagtgacacgatgactttactaatcagcgattggctcttatttagaaggcgggccttattccaccatattgcacgttgcaatttctcccattcaaaacaatatgagtgatgagtcttgtgttattctatagtctttgactgAAGTCACTAAAAAGACACCTTTTGCAAGAACTGCTTTGGCAATGgaattgttaaaaaataaatatatttatttaatattcctCCATTaagatttcatttcattttttcagtCCAACTAAATTTTATGCTTTAACCCACAATTCTGTTGTGTACCTTAAGGCATTgtcatataattattattgtgtatatatctaaaaaaaagcttttctgtattaaatatgtttgatttcataaattaattgatttcacaattttttctttttcctgaaaaaaaattccaCATGATTTAGATTCTTTAAAGTATGTGGGTTTTTCTAAACATCATGAACGCCTATTACATGCTTTAAGTATATTCTGTATGATTGAAATTGGCATGCAGAGTTTGgcataaattattttgatttaagcAAAGGATGTCAAACAGTCATTCAAACAGTTTAGTTGCAAGTGATCATTTGGtttaaatgactttaaatgatattttctttagttgaaaatatttgtttttgtatattttttaagcctatgttgaagaaacacctcaggttacgtatgtaacccggTTCCTTGAGAGGGGAAGACGACGCTGCGTCATGGCGTTGATGCTATGGGAATGCTTGCAAGTGTACAAGCGTAACCTGGGACGTGCCGACTCAACACAGCATCTCATTCCCCTCTCAGGAAACCGGGTTACACACGTAACCTGACACATTCCCTATCAAATGGATCTTGACACTGTGTCATGGTGTCATGGGAACTTGAATACTAAATCTGCCATGCCCTGGGAAGAACCTGCCCACAAAGCTGTAAGCACAAAAAGCAGTAATCCTTCATCACTTGAAATAAGCTGCTATAAGCAGTAAGCACAAACCATTGTTGAGCGTCGACTCGGACTTGGCTCAACCCTGAAGGGCTTATCTGCTTCCAAACTGGCGTAAGTGGTGGACATAAATCTTCAAAGCACGGACAGAACAAAACAGATGCAGACTTTGCAGGGAAGAAAGCCTGCAAGATAACTGGCTGACCGGCTATAGAAGGAACTTTGGAATATAGTTTGATCTGGGGTGCAGTATAGCTCTGACATCACCTGGAACAAAGTTCTGCTGCCTGAAAAGGAGGTGCCCTGGTGCCTGCTGCCTGCCCTGGTAATAGATATAAGAGTCAACTGAGGTGTTGTACGTGCAAACCAACACATGGTGGCCCCTGAACTGAGGGAGTGTTTCAAAGCTAGAAACACTGCCCTCATCTCGAAGTAATTTATGAGCCACAAGTGATGAGGGCCCTCCCAATGGCCATCAATGGCCTCTGGTTGGCCATCGCAAACTGGACCCCAGCCCATGAAAAAAGGCGTTCATCGTGAGAGACCTGCGACGGCAACACTCCCCAAATGCCAGGCCTCTATTGAGGAATCCTGGTACCTTCCAAAGCCGAAATGCACAAAGCCTACAGTGTGTGACTTTTACGGCTCTGGAAGGATGAGTCAGAGGATGGAAAATTCTGCTCTTGAGCCTGAACTGAAGAGGTCTCATGTGCAGTAGACCCAAAGGAATAGCGTCGGCTGCTGCTGTCATGAGATGTGGTAGCCTTTGAATTTGCAGAACTGAAAGCTGTTCACCTAACTTGATGTTTCTCACAGTGTTAGGACTGAAGTAGTGTTTAATGTAAGGAAACCATTGGTTGATGCATGATTATTTGCTTTATAAGTTTTGTGATTGGTGGATGatattatacttattttttttattggttctTTGTAAGTTTGAATTTTGTCTctgtttgcatttaaaggtgctctatgtaagtttctgactgtactaaagcataaaaataccataatatgtttgcagatattattaaacatgctaagttcacatactcgtttctctgaaaac includes:
- the cmtm8b gene encoding CKLF-like MARVEL transmembrane domain-containing protein 8b — protein: MEVDSESGIDSSGTDRTSKSSNIESLGLSHSKLAYDGNFIRSACGMFMAGEIVFGLLVWTLIGGTEYLHVPALGWVMFVSVFCWVLTVILFLLYLTMAHTRIPQIPWKILGICFNGSASVLYLTAAVISAVSLNVAIRGRYYFISWVASTIFASLAVVCYAGNTVVNYKSWRTKCEDT